The Dyadobacter sandarakinus DNA window CGTGCCCCGGCCATTGCTGCTGGTTTCTGACGGGGACGACTGGACGAGGAACACCCCGCAGGTGGAGTATCCGTTTATTAAGAATATCTACACCTTGTACGGAAAACCGGATCGGGTTGAACATGTGCATCTGCCTGACGAAAAGCATGATTTCGGTCCTTCCAAACGCAAGGCTATGTATGCTTTTATGAGCAAAAATCTTGGTCTGGACCTGAAAGCAATTTCCGATGCCCAGGGAAATATCGACGAAAATTCCATTAAAGTCCTGGATCAGAAGGATCTTGCCGTTTACAATGCAGCACACCCGCTGCCTGCCAATGCCTTGTCAGGCAATGAAGCATTGATCAAAGTACTGCAATAGACCTCCAAAATGATCATCCTCATCGTTCTGGCGGCCATTCTGTTTATTATTCTCAGTAGTACCGTGCTGAAAATGCACCCGCTGACTGGCTTGCTGCTCGCTGCATTGGGTGTTGGTATTTTCGCCGGAATCCCGGTTGACAAGCTGGCCGAGACCATCGGCAAAGGCTTTGGAGAGCTGATGTCAAAAATCGGGCTGATGGTTATTTTAGGTTGCGTAATCGGGGCTATCCTGGATCAGTCGGGCGCAGCCGTGAAGGTAGCTGATGTAATCCTTGACCTTTTTGGAGAGAAAAGACCTGCATTTGCCATGGCGGTGATTGGCGGCATTGTAGGTATCCCGGTATTCTGCGATTCGGGGTTTATCATTTTACATAAACTGAATCAGATCGTTGCCAAACGCACGGGCAGGCCCCTCGCTACCATCGCTCTTTCGCTTTCCGGAGGGCTATTTGCCACGCACACCCTCGTGCCGCCTACGCCCGGACCATTGTCTGCGGCAGGTAACCTGGGTATTTCCGGATCAGTCGGCCTGGTGATTCTGCTGGGTTTGGTTGTATCCATACCCAGTCTTTTCCTGGCCACGTGGTTTGCGGGGCGTTTTGCAGCGCGCATTCCCATCATCGAAGAAGCCGCGACCGACCCCGCTATCATTCCTGCACAACAGCTTCCTGCCGCCTGGAAAGCCTTCATGCCCATTATGCTACCCATTATCCTGATTACACTGGCTTCGTTTGCCCATATCATGCATTGGCCGGAGCAGGTTGTGAAATGGCTAGGTTTCTTTGGCAGCCCGCTGGTTTCTTTTCTGTGCGCTATCTTTTTCAGCTATTCACTTTTTCCCGAAAACGCAGCAGAAAAAATGATGTCTTGCTTTAAAAGCGGCATTGAACATTGCGGTACTACGCTGGTACTGGTAGGTGCTGGCGGCGCTTTCGGTGCTGTTTTAAAAGAAACTTCCCTCAAAGAGCTTGTCAGCAGCTGGCTTGTTCAGCATGAGCTTTCAGGAATTTACCTGCTGGGCATTGCTTTTCTGATCGCTGCTTTTTTCAAAACTGCCCAAGGCTCCACCACGTCTTCCATGGTGCTGACGACCAGCATCCTTGCGCCACTGATAGGCCCGCTTGGATTTGTCACCCCCATGGAAG harbors:
- a CDS encoding GntP family permease, giving the protein MIILIVLAAILFIILSSTVLKMHPLTGLLLAALGVGIFAGIPVDKLAETIGKGFGELMSKIGLMVILGCVIGAILDQSGAAVKVADVILDLFGEKRPAFAMAVIGGIVGIPVFCDSGFIILHKLNQIVAKRTGRPLATIALSLSGGLFATHTLVPPTPGPLSAAGNLGISGSVGLVILLGLVVSIPSLFLATWFAGRFAARIPIIEEAATDPAIIPAQQLPAAWKAFMPIMLPIILITLASFAHIMHWPEQVVKWLGFFGSPLVSFLCAIFFSYSLFPENAAEKMMSCFKSGIEHCGTTLVLVGAGGAFGAVLKETSLKELVSSWLVQHELSGIYLLGIAFLIAAFFKTAQGSTTSSMVLTTSILAPLIGPLGFVTPMEVTLVVMAVGSGAMVVSHTNDAWFWVVSQFTGITARDAYRTHTVLTGLQGVASFLATLLLYIVLV